DNA from Roseimicrobium sp. ORNL1:
GTTCCACCTGGCGGGTGGTTTCTGGTGAGAGCCTGGTGTCCTCGGGCACGGAGAGGCATTTCAATGCGCCGTCTTCGATGCGGAATCGGAGCTCCTTCATACTTGAAGTGAAGTCGGTCTCCCACTCTTTGTCATAGATTCTCAACGTGATCTTGCCGGGAGAAAGCTGGCCAAACTCGAAATGGGCCTTCCCTGATGAGTCTGCCTTGAGGCTTTGTTCGAGATCCACCGAGCCTCCAGTGCTGTAGTCTTGGTCGAGCCTGAGATAAGTCGTGCCGTCTTTTCGGATGACCTTCCCTTCCGGGTCTTCAATGGTGCCAGAGATCACAAGTTCTGGATCGAGTTCGAATTTGAAACCACCACTTTCACCACCCAACTCCACAAACTTTCTTCCGTAGACGGGTGCTTCAAAAATGAGTTCATATCTGTCATTGGGATGGCAGATATTGAGCTCGAGCTTGCCCTGTGCATCCGAAGGGATTGCATTCATCTTGGGCATGATGCCGTAGCCATATCCGTGGCTGAATGTGAAGTCATCTCGTCTCCGCATCTTGCACAGGACATTCACTCCCGCGATGGGTTGCTGCGTCCGAGCATCCATCACGGTCCCGACGAGCGGGGTGCTCCTCACGAGAGTCAGTGTAACGGGCTTGTCCTTCACGAAGCGAACGTCCTGAAAGCGATTCCACTGGTAGCCATAAGCGCGGATGTCGAAGCGGAAGCTGAGGCCCTCCAGAGTGTTCCCAGGGATGCAGGTGCCGGAGGCATCGGTGGTCAGCTTGCCCTGCCGAAAGAAGTCACACTCAGGAGCGAGGAAGAAGGAACAACTGATGTCCGCGTCCGGGATGGGGTGTCCATCCTTGTCCACCAGCTTGAGCACGGCCGGGAATCCCCGCTCCATGACCAGCTCGAAGGTGCCATGAGATTTGTCCTCGCCATTGAACTTGGCTTCTGTGAAGGCAGGCGCGTATCCAGCCGCCCATGCTCCTACCTGCATGCGGCTGCCCTTGCCTCTGACGGTTTCCTTCTGGCCAACACTGTTGCCGGAGTAAAAGGACGTGTAGTTCTTGGACCAGGCGATCAGGCCGATGTCTTCCTCGGGCTCTGATCCGTCCGCCGTGCGTATGGTTCCGGTGGCCTTGATATCCCGGGGAGCCGCGTTGTCCTCGGCGGCCTGAAGTGCCTCCCGCTCCTGATTGATCACCGTGATACGCTCTTCTGGCGTGAGAGCGCGGGCGATGCGTGGAACTGCCAGACCGCAAACCACGAAGTAGAGTGCAATGCCCGCCACGCTGGTGATGCCGAAGCGCTCAGGAAGGGAGGTGAGGCGCCCGTGCTCGCCGAGGCCGAGGATGCGCTGGATGCGATGCTTCAGTGAACCCATGCCGGAGGATGCGAGGGCGAACTGGGCACCGCGCCACTCCTCCGCAGCAGCGAGGGCGCGGGCGTAGGTTTTGCCATCGCCTTTCCATTGGAGCACGAGATCATCGCAGGCTAGTTCACCGGTCTGGCGCACGGTGCTGGCGAGGGCGTGGGCGGCGGGGTTGTGGAAGAGGAGGGTTTCCACCATGGTGACCCAGAACTGGAGGAGGGGATCACGACGTTTCAGGTGGGCCAGCTCATGAAGCATCAGTGCCTCCACCTCCGCGATGCTGAGACGGGAGAGTAGTGATGCGGGGAAGCAGATGACGGGACGCAGCCAGCCCACCACAAGGGGAACGCCGAGTGTGGGACACACCAACACGCGCAGATGACGAATGCCGGTACGGTTGGACCATTCGACGAAGCGCGTCAGCCATGTGGGCTCGGGATCGGTGCCCGTGTGTTTCAACCGTGCAATCCATCTCCAGCCAAAGAGCAGTCGGATGATGAGCAGCGTGAGGCCCGCAAGCCATACGGTGGCAAACCAGATGGGAAGCTGCGCAAACCATGACGTCCTGGGCGCTTCGATCGTGAAGGCATCGGTGGGACGAGGAGGAGGCGTGATGGAGAGTGGCGCCGAGGAGTTGGATTTCTCAGGCGAGGTTGTGGAAGGCGTGGGTGGAGTGATCGCTGGCGGTGTCGCGTAGGCGTGGATGGTTTGTGCGGGCGGCGGCACCTCGTGTTTCTGCACCTGCATCCACGTCATGGTCACGACTGGCGCCAGTGCGAGTGCGGTGAGGGTGAGCCATGCGAGGCGATGCTTCGCCGCGGCGGAGAAATGATGGCGGCCGAAAGCAAACACCATTGCCAGCAGTGCCCAGAGGATGGCGCCCTGCCATAGTGAGTGCACCAGCACCCAGCCGAGATCCTTGAGCCAGGGAGATTGCAGGAAGGCGCTCATGGCTTCTTGGGTTTGGTGGTGGGCTTGGCGCTGTCCTCGGCGTCGAGGTTATCGAGGAGTTGGCGGATCTCGGCGCGCTCTTGGGCGGACACTTTCTTGGTGGAGAGGGCACCGAGAACGAGTTGGGCGGCGGAGCCTTCGAAGGCTTGCTGCAGGAGGCGGCTCACGAGGCTGCGCTGCACGCGCTCCTCCGGCATGGCGGCCTGGTAGAGGTGGGTGCGGTCGGACTCGTCACGGGTCACGAGCCCTTTCTCATGCATCACCTGGAACTGCTTCAGCACGGTGGTGTAGCTGCCTTTCGCGCCAAGGTCCTCCCACACCTGGCGCACAGTGGCAGAGCCGAGTTTCCAAAGGACACGCAGCAGGGGCAGTTCCGCTTCCGTGGGTTCAGGGCGGGAGGGGTGTCGGACTTTGGGAGGGCGTGGCATGGAGGGAAGGAGTGGTAGATGAGCTCCCGAGGTGAGGGGGTGTACGATATTAATCGTAATTAAAGCGTGAGTGGAGTGGATGAGTCAACGATAATAATCGTAGATCGGTGCTCTCGCTGAACTTCGGGGAGATGCTTTGGCTCGGGGTGGCTTCACGGCAGCAAGCTGCCTGCGGAAAGCTGGAGCAAGCTCCAGCAGTCCAAATCACTGAGCCTCGCGCGGCACGTCAGAGCCTCAGCCCTTCCCATCCAGTTCGGACTCCACGAGTTTCAGCGTCTCTGCCTCGTTCAGGATGTCCACGTGCCCATGGATGAAGTGTCTCCAGGACTTGGCAGCCTTCTTCACGCGGAGATCTGTTTCGCTTTCCACGGTGACGACGCCGTCGTTTTCACCCCGGAGGTAGAAGGGACCGCCCTTGATGGAGCCGTAGATGAGGTGGTGTGTGGTGCCCTTGGGCAGGGGCGTGTTGTACATCTTCACGAGGTAGTCGCTGCCGGGCGCGACATCGATCCAGGAAGGCACGGGCTTTTTCAGGTGGCGGATGCCGGCCTCGGCGGCCTTGTGTCCTCCCCAGGGTGTGGAGATGCTGACGAACTCAGGAATGAAGTCCACGCCTTCCTCCGCCACCGCTTCGGTGATGGCGGGACGTGCGACGAGGCCGCCCATGCTGTGGGCCACCACGTAGGCCTTTGGAAAACCGTAACGGTGTTTCAGGGCGCGCAGGCCTTCAGCCAGCACATTGGAGACGCGGCTCAGGCGCATGCCGCTGGGGTAGTGGTAGAACCAGAGCTGGTACTTGGAGCGGTCGAAGTTCTTGATGAAGTAGTCCCAGTCCTGGGGGCTGCCGCCGATGCCGTAGACAAACACGACCGGGATGCGCTTTGGATCAAAGGGCTCGGTGAAGTAGATGCCGAGGGTGTTGGTGGTCAGGAAATCCAGGGGGCGCCAGAGCCCGCTGCCGCCGGTGTCCGGGGCGAAGCGTGCCTCACGCAAGGAAGCGACATCGCCAAGGGCGACATTCATCTTGCCGCCCAGTTCGAGATTTTCCTTCGGTCGCTCAATCACCGTGCCCTTGGGCAGACCGTGGGTGCGGGTCAGGGTGACGGGGAGGATCTTCGCCGTGGCGACACCATCAGAAAGAGGCCGGGGGGAGACGTCCTTCAAGAAGCCGAGGGGCTCACCGGCGTCGTATTTCTGATTCTTGTTTTCATCCGTGAAGGCACCCACGCGGTACACCTGGCCGAGCCTCAAGTGAAAGGCGGCGAGCCCGTCCTCCCGGACTTCCTGAAATCCGGCGGAGTCCTTGCGCTTGTCCCCCTCCATGCGCCAGGCGAGCGCATAGGTGGGCGCTGGCCCTTTGGGAGGAGGGGTGACTTGAATTGCGATACCGCCCTGAGCTTCAAGACTCTCCACCTGCTGGCGCAGGCCGAGCAGGGAACAGGAGGGGAGTAGCAATGCCAGGGAGGCAGGGACAGCAAAGGCGAAGGCGGCAGCCAGGCACGGTGGACGTTTCATGTGAAAGTGTGTCGGAGAATCACTGGCAAGATCTGAACACGGTCCCAGAGGGGAGAGGGCTGGGCTAGTGCATGAGGCGGTCGAACCACATGTCGACACGCTGCTGCCGGGCGCGAGCACGCATCTTCCGCTTATCCTGACGTTCCTGGTACCGCTCGTTCTTCTCCCTCAGCCTCTTGTTGTAGGAAATGGTGCTTTCGTCATCTTTGGAGGAGCACGAGGCGAGCAGGGGCAGGCAGGCGAGGGCGAGCGCTACGCAGAGGAGGGGGCGGAGGGATTTCATGATGGGCGTGGAAAAGAGAAGCACAGGGGCTGCCGAGCCCGCCAGTGCAAATTCACGAAAATCGCACGGACCGGCCCACGGGTTGGAAGCCTTGGCGCTGCTGCCAGCGTACACTGGAATGATGACCACTGGAACCCAAGCCAAGCCGCAGTCCCCGGAGCGCGTCGTCGTCCTCGGGGCGTCACCGAACGAAGAGCGCTATGCCAACAAGGCGATGAAGATGCTGCTGGAGTATGGGCACCAGCCGATTCCGGTGAATCCCGGCTTCGAGGAGATCCTTGGCATCAAGTGCTACAAGTCGATCGCGGAGGTGCCCGGGCCGGTGGATACGGTAACCCTGTACCTGGGCGAGGCGCGCTCGGAGCCGCTGATTGCGGACATCCTCGCGACGAAGCCGCGGCGCATCATCTTCAACCCCGGCGCGGAGAATGCGCACCTCGCGCAGGAAGCGAAGGCCATCGGCATCGAGCCGGTGGAGGCGTGTACGCTGGTGCTGCTGCGGACGGGGCAGTATTGACCGACCCGATCACTCCTTCTCAGGAGGGGGCAGGGTGCGGATGCGCGTGGAGAAGTCCGGCGCGCTATTGGCTTCCTGTGCTCGCGCGTTGATGTGGGCACGCGCACGCAGGCGGGGGAAGGGCAGGTTGGTATCGATGAACCCGGCCTCGAAGAGGTATCGATCAAAAAGCCCATTGAGCAGGTGGCCGATGTGGAACCCGCCTTCCCTGCCGGCGGCATTGGCGTAGCGCACGATGTTGATGGTGCAACTGTTGCTCAGGAGATGGTAGAACTCGGGCTTGTTGGCCAGTTCATTGATGCGGTCGATGTAGACCTTGAACAGCGCCCGGGCCCCTGCTGCAGGAATGCGTATTTTGTAGAGGAAAACATCCTCCTTGCGGAAGTTTGAACGAACCCGCACCAGGTCACGCTCATCGCCGACCACGTAGATCAACTCATACTTCTTGAACATGGAAGCGATGGGGTCATAGCTTTCATGTTCCTCTGGCCGGGTCTCGATGGAGATGCAGACCGGTGGCGAGTTGTCGAAGTTAAAGGTCAGAAAGGTGTGTCCCACCGGGCCCTCCACCCAGTAGGAAATGAAGAGGTCGACTGAGGTCAGGTGCGAGAGAAAGACTTCGCGCTCTTCATACTTCACGGTGAAATCCTCCAGGCTCTTGTAGTCGAAGTTGCGGAAGCCGGTGAAGCGCACGGAGTCGCCATTGACGATCACACGAGGCACCACGGCGACATCGGTTCTCCAGATGCGGTCATTGGAAGGGCGGATGGAGATGAACCAGGCCAGCACTCCCAGGAAGAGCACTGCCAGCACCGCGCGTGACTTGAAGGTGCGGCGTATCCACAGGGCCCAGATGCCAAAGGCCAGGTACGCCAGCGCCAGAGACGCCCGCGCCCAATTCCACGGCACGGTCGTGTAGTACAGGGCAAGGGTGGGCCACAAAATATACAGAAGGCCGATGAAGAAGGCCACGGTCGTGTACGCCCAGCGGAAGGGCTTGCTGAGCCACGAGGTGGAGCGGCTTTTGGTGGCGGGAGTGGCGGCAGGTGGGGTCTCTTGCACAGTAGACATCGTCGGAGGGCCCTTGAAGTTTTGCTCAGATGGCTTCGGAGCTGCGCGTGGGCTCACCAGCTGTCCCACCGCTGCAAGATACCTCAGAGTTTCTCAGGCGAGCCAACTTTTTTTACGAAGCACAGACGGAAATGCGCCAGCAGTGCGTGCTGGCGGCAATGAACGCAGCTTGAGTGTGCTTTATGAACCGGGAGCGCAACTACCCTGGGTTTAGCGCGTCACGCCCCCAAGTGCTTGTTTCATGCGAAAGCAGTCTGACTCTCATTAGAGATCGAGGAAGGGACTATCAGGGACTTTGACGGGTGGCTTCTCAGGGGCTGACGCGAGCCAACTGAAAATCCTCGAAGATCCTGCGGAAGGAGAGAGCAGCACGCGAGGCTTGTCATAGTTCAGCATCACCTGCTCCAAAGTGGCCGCCTCGACGTTGAGTTGGACAAAGCTCATGCGATCGCTATTGGTGAGTTTCAACCTCACAACGTAATTTTGGGGTGTCCAAATCGCCAGCAACCAGAGGGGATCTTTCGTGAACTCGTAGATAGAGGGTTCGCCGAATTTTTGCACCAGCCATCGAGCCAGCAGGTCGGTTTCTTTTTTGGCGAGGGGTTGCCTGTTAAAATAAGAAAACCTGTAAACTTTGTTCCGGCTCAAACTCAACTGGCGTGAACTGAGGGTAAAGCTGGATGCGAACGGTTCTTCCACCGTTGGCACACTCAGAATATCAGGGTGGGGTTTGCGCGAAAGATAAGGGCGTCTCGCGCAAATCTCCGCAATATCGTCCCCGAGGACGTCCTGTGTGGCATGCATCGGCAATACACGGGTGAAGATTTCCTGATCCTCGGCGGGCGAGGCCTTCACAGGGATTCCCCAAAGGTGGGTCAGAGGATAGATGGGAGGCGGCGTGGGAACGCTGAGGTCAAGAAACGTGATGTCGCCCGTGTTCGGCTCGCCTGGGAGAACAGACTCGTTCAAGTAAGTGACGGCACCAATCAATTCCCCAGACCGCTTGTGAAAGACCGGGTATCCTGTCTGAATATCTTTAAACCCCTCAGTGGGGATGACGATTCTCGCTCCACCTTTGTGGGGCTCGTTAGGAAGCAACTCAGGCAGATTGAATGTCCCAGGCTCGAAAGTCACCCTACGATGCCCGGCTTGAGTGACGATGACGAGTTCGTCTCCCTCGCGCAGAAGGGGCAGACCCGCGAATTGTTTTGAGCCTGCGCCAGTAGTGGCCGGGCCGTCGGGCAACTCCCAAACCCACAGATTCTTACCCCATTCTCCCTTGGAGTGCTTTAGCAGCCTGCCCGGTTTCAATGGCTTCTCGTTGAATCTTGGTACCTGGATCCGGTCCTCGTATGCTACTGCCACAAGCGCTGACATTTTTGGGAATCTGACACAGAAGGCATGCCACACGTCTCCATTGGACCGATGGGTGATGAGAGGTAGCTTGGCTGGAATGGGAAGCGGACCTTTGCCGGAGCGAGTCTCAAACTGCTCGGCTGCTCGAATCTTTGTGAGCCGGATGTCTTCTGTCTGCGGTGCAGGCTCACTGGTGGCTGCTTGGGCTTGAAGCGATGACAGATTGCCGCACAGGGCGAGGCCAAGCAAAGAAAGCATGGCACAGGCAGGCTTGAACACAGCCCTCGCTTGAGAAACGAATAGAGGAAGCATGGCGCAAAGCGATCGAATAAACGACGACATCCAATCAGTTCGCCGATTTTTGGGCAATCTCAGATTGCTCGAAAATTCCGGAGAATGACAGATTGAGCTTTGCAACGATGCCTGCGCAACGCAGGGAGAGGCGGGGTTACGCCTCCAGCGCCTGCTTCATGCGCTCGAGGATGATCTCGGTGGGTTCGAGGCCCACGGAAACGCGGAGCAGGGTGCGGTCCACGCCACAGCGGGCAGCCCAGTCGAGCTCGTCGTAGTGGGCGAGCAGGGTGTAGGGGCACACGAGGGTGAAGTTCGTGCCGAGGCTGGGCCCCTTGCTGAACTGCATGGCGTCATACACGCGCTGGGCGCTGTCGCGGTCCTTTAGGACAAAGGAGAGGAGGCAGCCGTGGCCGCCATCCACCTTCTGCAGGTGATCATACAAACCACTATCATCTGCGATGGAGTGATACACCTTCTCCACGGCGGGATGCTCGGCGAGGAATTCGTAGAGGGCCACGCTGTTCTTGCTGACGGTCCTCATGCGCTCCACGTAGTCGCGGGAGTTCTGCTCGAGGGCGATGGCATCACCGCGCCAGAGTTCGTGGTCGGCATGCTCGCGCAGGAAGGCGGCGAATTCCTCGTGCCAGGGGGATTCGCTGTTGATGATGACGCTGCCCGCAAGGACATCGCCCACGCCGGAGAAGGACTTGGTGAGGCTGGTGGTGACGACGTCCGCGATGAGGAAGGCATCCACGTTCACATTCGCGCCGACGGTGTCATCCACGATGATGGGAACGTCCTTCTCTTCGAGGAAGAGCATCTCGGTGACCTTGCGCAGATCCACGCACTTCAGCAGGGGATTGCTGGGCAGCTCGGCGAAGATGCCGGCGAGTGGTTCACTCTTGATGATGGTGCGCAGCTTCTCGTAGTCGCCATCGTCTGCGAATGGCAGGAAATGCGCGCCGGCGCCGAAACGCTCCTGCAGCTTCAGCACATCCACATAGGGGAAGTCGAGCTGCACGGTCTTGCGATTCGGCAGGATGCTGGAGAGCATGCGGTGCACGGCGTAGTTCGCCGCCATGCCGGAGGGGAAGAGGAAGATGTCCTCCTTACTTTGGCCGGTGATGTCTGCGAGGCGCTGCTTGATGCGCTCGGTGGCGATGTGGCCTTCCTTCTCCGTATACTCGTGATGCTCCGTGCCGAGGGCGGCTTCGCTCTGGCGGATGCTGAGGACTTCACCGCAGAAGCGCCAGAAGAGGCGGGCGGTCTTGTAAGAGGTCTCGGGGAAGAGAGTGACGCCGAACGATTCTTCGCCGAACTCGGCAACGCGTGCGGGACCGGCGTTGTGTTTCTCAATGAACTCGGCGCAGCGCTCGGCATGGACGCGGCGGGGGAAGACCAAGGCGCGCTCGCCGGGCTTGGCGTGCTCCTTTTCCGCAGCTTCAAAGACGGCGGCGATGGCGGGCGGCACGAAGAAGCGGGGGTAGCCGCTCTTGAACTTCTCCACCACGCGCTGGTCGCCTTCTTCATAATCGATGACATGCTCCCAGAGCGGCAGGCACACCGAGATGCCGTACGGTGTGGGAGGTACAGCAGAGCCGAGGTCTTCAGGCTTGCAGAGGGGGTCGGTCAGGAGGTTTCGCGTGCTCACGGGACGGGGTTAGTAGCGCGGGAGCTCCCGGGACTCAAGGAAAGCATGGAAATAGGTGGGGCAATGGGGCTGTGTAGTTGTGCGGTGGCTACACAGGGGAGGTGGGTGTGGTGGGCTGCATTGGATTCAACACAGAGCACAGAGGAACTTCGGAGACTGAGTCTGCGAATACAGGGACGGGAGATTTGTAGCGCCCCAATTTTTTGCTGCTTCGCTGCTTTGCGTTTCACCTGAGCCGGTGAAGGAGGCTACTGCCTTCTGCGGCGGAAAAGCATTCCCAACACTCCAAGCACAAACAGCAGCGCCTTTCCGGGTTCCGGGACGATGCTGACGGTCAGTGAGCCGGAACCGGAGAAGTTGCTCACCTGCCAGAAGTAGCCGGCGGAGAGCTCGGGGAGATCGAGATTGCCTTCGTTGCCGTCGGCATTGTTGCCGGTGCGGAGGTTGGTGCCGGTACTGAAACCGGTGGCGTCCAGGGAACCGGCCCAGTCGATGAGGGTCCAGCTTTGCCCGAAGGCTGGCGCGAAGGGATTCGCGCTGTCGAAGGTGACCACGATGTTGCTGTTTCCATCCAGTGTGAGGGAGCCGCCGATGTTGATCCGGTCAGCGGAAGCAGGATTCAGGATCTTCAACTCTGCCACTGTGGCGGGTGCGGTGGGATTGAAGACCAGATTCCCCGTGACGGTGAGGGTGCCGATGCCGTCGCCGGCGGTGTTGATGTTGGCGGGATCGGAGGTGGTGCCGGGCTTGAGCACCTTGCCCGCGCCGATGTTCAGGCTGCCCTGGATGGTGCCGCTGCCGCTGATGACGCCGGTGCCCGCGGAGGCATAGGAGTAGCCGCCGGAAATGGCGCTGACATTGAGCGTGGCTCCGGAGTCTACCTGGATCCACGGGCTGGAATCGATGCGGCCGGTGGCATTGAGGGCGAGCGTTCCTTGGCTGACGGTGGTCTTTCCAGTGTAAGCGGTGACGCTATTGAATTGCAGCGTGCCAGCGCCTGTCTTCACGAGATTGGCCGAGCCGATGACGCCGATGGCACTGTTCACCGTGGTGGTGCCGCCCGTGATATTCCATGTGCGGGTGCCGGTGCCCATGTCGATGCGCGTGACGGAGGTAGCCACGGGGGTGCCAGTATTTGCGGCGAAGGTGTTGGTGCCGGAGGCGATGACATCTCCATTGAGGAGGATCTGACTACCCAAGGCATTCAATCCTGTGCCAGGATTGAGGGTGAGCGTCTGGCCAT
Protein-coding regions in this window:
- a CDS encoding M56 family metallopeptidase produces the protein MSAFLQSPWLKDLGWVLVHSLWQGAILWALLAMVFAFGRHHFSAAAKHRLAWLTLTALALAPVVTMTWMQVQKHEVPPPAQTIHAYATPPAITPPTPSTTSPEKSNSSAPLSITPPPRPTDAFTIEAPRTSWFAQLPIWFATVWLAGLTLLIIRLLFGWRWIARLKHTGTDPEPTWLTRFVEWSNRTGIRHLRVLVCPTLGVPLVVGWLRPVICFPASLLSRLSIAEVEALMLHELAHLKRRDPLLQFWVTMVETLLFHNPAAHALASTVRQTGELACDDLVLQWKGDGKTYARALAAAEEWRGAQFALASSGMGSLKHRIQRILGLGEHGRLTSLPERFGITSVAGIALYFVVCGLAVPRIARALTPEERITVINQEREALQAAEDNAAPRDIKATGTIRTADGSEPEEDIGLIAWSKNYTSFYSGNSVGQKETVRGKGSRMQVGAWAAGYAPAFTEAKFNGEDKSHGTFELVMERGFPAVLKLVDKDGHPIPDADISCSFFLAPECDFFRQGKLTTDASGTCIPGNTLEGLSFRFDIRAYGYQWNRFQDVRFVKDKPVTLTLVRSTPLVGTVMDARTQQPIAGVNVLCKMRRRDDFTFSHGYGYGIMPKMNAIPSDAQGKLELNICHPNDRYELIFEAPVYGRKFVELGGESGGFKFELDPELVISGTIEDPEGKVIRKDGTTYLRLDQDYSTGGSVDLEQSLKADSSGKAHFEFGQLSPGKITLRIYDKEWETDFTSSMKELRFRIEDGALKCLSVPEDTRLSPETTRQVELKFSTPNGSPPFNGEVPLVIKNSNITFHKVTDGICRVDVPLNSQLTINTGGITGYRFDHTWQKVEAGDGPLRLEIPMEPAGAISGDIRMYPGYQSVRNDPHLILLKYEPRAGEWQTVYNDSGHLLKVLDHGSRFFISPVPLHARYRLLVREGTSMVETPEFEVDEASPLVRQDIAFPDGESIRGTILQPDGTPMEGGNIYLVYKEPAHRTTSTNYPIKADGTFELPHMNFEVQGQYFLSVPSTRGIAPLIARVDRSSSQLRLKRERAHAVEGIVVDPDGKPLQGVKLHFAPVEVPTQTSFVDVNDGLQAEAPTDVNGKFRVSTLPAGKFRVFLGWEYVWATGEQYSLDDPAHMVEAPQSAGSTYKFVIKKREPNP
- a CDS encoding PLP-dependent transferase; its protein translation is MSTRNLLTDPLCKPEDLGSAVPPTPYGISVCLPLWEHVIDYEEGDQRVVEKFKSGYPRFFVPPAIAAVFEAAEKEHAKPGERALVFPRRVHAERCAEFIEKHNAGPARVAEFGEESFGVTLFPETSYKTARLFWRFCGEVLSIRQSEAALGTEHHEYTEKEGHIATERIKQRLADITGQSKEDIFLFPSGMAANYAVHRMLSSILPNRKTVQLDFPYVDVLKLQERFGAGAHFLPFADDGDYEKLRTIIKSEPLAGIFAELPSNPLLKCVDLRKVTEMLFLEEKDVPIIVDDTVGANVNVDAFLIADVVTTSLTKSFSGVGDVLAGSVIINSESPWHEEFAAFLREHADHELWRGDAIALEQNSRDYVERMRTVSKNSVALYEFLAEHPAVEKVYHSIADDSGLYDHLQKVDGGHGCLLSFVLKDRDSAQRVYDAMQFSKGPSLGTNFTLVCPYTLLAHYDELDWAARCGVDRTLLRVSVGLEPTEIILERMKQALEA
- a CDS encoding alpha/beta fold hydrolase, which produces MKRPPCLAAAFAFAVPASLALLLPSCSLLGLRQQVESLEAQGGIAIQVTPPPKGPAPTYALAWRMEGDKRKDSAGFQEVREDGLAAFHLRLGQVYRVGAFTDENKNQKYDAGEPLGFLKDVSPRPLSDGVATAKILPVTLTRTHGLPKGTVIERPKENLELGGKMNVALGDVASLREARFAPDTGGSGLWRPLDFLTTNTLGIYFTEPFDPKRIPVVFVYGIGGSPQDWDYFIKNFDRSKYQLWFYHYPSGMRLSRVSNVLAEGLRALKHRYGFPKAYVVAHSMGGLVARPAITEAVAEEGVDFIPEFVSISTPWGGHKAAEAGIRHLKKPVPSWIDVAPGSDYLVKMYNTPLPKGTTHHLIYGSIKGGPFYLRGENDGVVTVESETDLRVKKAAKSWRHFIHGHVDILNEAETLKLVESELDGKG
- a CDS encoding BlaI/MecI/CopY family transcriptional regulator; its protein translation is MPRPPKVRHPSRPEPTEAELPLLRVLWKLGSATVRQVWEDLGAKGSYTTVLKQFQVMHEKGLVTRDESDRTHLYQAAMPEERVQRSLVSRLLQQAFEGSAAQLVLGALSTKKVSAQERAEIRQLLDNLDAEDSAKPTTKPKKP
- a CDS encoding DUF4105 domain-containing protein, coding for MSTVQETPPAATPATKSRSTSWLSKPFRWAYTTVAFFIGLLYILWPTLALYYTTVPWNWARASLALAYLAFGIWALWIRRTFKSRAVLAVLFLGVLAWFISIRPSNDRIWRTDVAVVPRVIVNGDSVRFTGFRNFDYKSLEDFTVKYEEREVFLSHLTSVDLFISYWVEGPVGHTFLTFNFDNSPPVCISIETRPEEHESYDPIASMFKKYELIYVVGDERDLVRVRSNFRKEDVFLYKIRIPAAGARALFKVYIDRINELANKPEFYHLLSNSCTINIVRYANAAGREGGFHIGHLLNGLFDRYLFEAGFIDTNLPFPRLRARAHINARAQEANSAPDFSTRIRTLPPPEKE
- a CDS encoding CoA-binding protein → MMTTGTQAKPQSPERVVVLGASPNEERYANKAMKMLLEYGHQPIPVNPGFEEILGIKCYKSIAEVPGPVDTVTLYLGEARSEPLIADILATKPRRIIFNPGAENAHLAQEAKAIGIEPVEACTLVLLRTGQY